GCAGTTGCTGGCGCGCGTGGAGGAGCACACGCTGCGTGAGCAGGTGCTGGCGGCCAGTTCCAATCTGCGCGTGGCGCGCAATGCCTTGCAGGTGGCGAAGGCGGATGAACAGCGCAATCAGACCCTCGTCAAACAGGGCGTCATCACCCGCCGCGACTTCGAGCGCACGCAGCTGTCGCGGACGCAGGCGGAGGGGCAGCTGGCGCAGGCGCAAGCGCAGCTGAAGCTGGCGCAGGACCAGCTGTCGCGCACGAAGGTGGTCGCGCCCTTCACGGGCGTGGTGAGCGAGCGGCAGGTGAACGCGGGCGACATCGTCCAGCCGGGCGCGCCCCTCTTCACGGTGGTGGATCCGGAGACGTTGCGGCTGGAGGCCTCCGTGCCCTCGGCGCAGCTGGGCCAGGTGAAGGTCGGCACGCACGTGGACTTCCGGGTGAATGGCTACGAGGGCCGAGCCTTCAAGGGCGAGGTGGAGCGCATCAACCCCGCGGTGGACCCGGCCACGGGGCAGGTGCGCATCTACGTCAGCATCCCCAACAGCGAACAGACGCTGCTGTCCGGCCTGTTCGCGCTGGGGCGCGTGTCGTCCCAGTCCAAGGAGGCGCTGGCCGTGCCGGTGGACGCGCTGGACACGCGCCAGGAGCCGCCCACCGTGCAGCGCATCTCCAACGGCAAGGTGGAGGAGGTGGCGGTGACGCTGGGCCTGCGGGACGACGTGGAGCAGGCCGTGGAGGTGCGCTCGGGGTTGAAGGCCGGGGACGTGGTGCTGCTCGGCTCCGCGCGCGACCTGACCAACGGCACGCCGGTGAAGCTCACCGCCGCGCCGGAAGGGCCGAAGAAGCAGCGGCCCGCCTCTCCACCGGAAGCCCAGCAGGGCGTGGGCGGCGCGGGCAACGCGTCCGGCGGCGGTGGCCCTGGACCGGCTCCGGCCGCGGCCGGGACTTCCACGCCCCCGGCCCAGGCACCCGCGAAGTAGCACCGGGCGTCTCCACTTCTTGAAGAAGCACCGCAGGAGTCGTCCGTGTTCATCTCCGACTTCGCCATCAAGCGCCCCATCATCACCATCACGGCGATGGTGGCGCTCGTCGTGTTCGGCATCGTCGCGCTCATCAACCTGGAGACGGACGAGTTCCCGGACGTTCAGCAGCCGGTCATCAACGTCACCATCGCGTACCCGGGCGCATCACCAGACACGGTGGAGCGCGAGATTGTCGAGCCCATCGAGGACGCCATCTTCGCCATCTCCGGCGTGGACGGGAAGAAGACCACGTCCAGCGCCACGGACAGCCTGGCGAACTTCACGGTCTTCTTCGACTTCGAGAAGGACGTGCAGGAGGCGTCCCAGGACATCCGCGACGCCATCTCCAGCAAGCGCGCGGACCTGCCGCAGGAGATGGAGGAGCCCATCCTCACGCGCTTCGACCCGTCGGACCAACCCATCGTGTCGCTGGTGCTGACGTCGAACGCGCTGGACGTGCCCGCGCTGTCGCTCATCGCGGACCCGATGGTGGTGGGGGATTTGCGCTCGGTGCCGGGCGTGGCGCAGGCCACGGTGGTGGGCGGCGTGGACCGGGAGATGACGGTGCAGGTGCGGCCCGCGGCGCTCCAGGCGGCGGGCCTGTCGGTGGCGCAGGTGGTGGCGGCGCTCCAGGCGCAGAACCTGGCGGCGCCGGTGGGCCGGCTCAATACCGAGCTTCAAGAGAAGACCATCCGGCT
The sequence above is drawn from the Corallococcus sp. NCRR genome and encodes:
- a CDS encoding efflux RND transporter periplasmic adaptor subunit; protein product: MLAVAWLAGACGQRSEAPAPTAPTVVSLGPENVVRVEPMKLEDGPVISGTLQARRLASVRAEVGGSILDVTADHGETVKEGQLLARVEEHTLREQVLAASSNLRVARNALQVAKADEQRNQTLVKQGVITRRDFERTQLSRTQAEGQLAQAQAQLKLAQDQLSRTKVVAPFTGVVSERQVNAGDIVQPGAPLFTVVDPETLRLEASVPSAQLGQVKVGTHVDFRVNGYEGRAFKGEVERINPAVDPATGQVRIYVSIPNSEQTLLSGLFALGRVSSQSKEALAVPVDALDTRQEPPTVQRISNGKVEEVAVTLGLRDDVEQAVEVRSGLKAGDVVLLGSARDLTNGTPVKLTAAPEGPKKQRPASPPEAQQGVGGAGNASGGGGPGPAPAAAGTSTPPAQAPAK